The genomic DNA atatgatctggatggaaagaagccggtccccaccagcactggaattttcagtctgctccgtttcccctcatgccaggtgcagagttaaaattgcagcttctggcctctttctgacctggacaggctcaaacttcggCTATTTTCAGGATTATTCATTAGTCtgatgaatttactcatcagtacctgaagttggtgcccagttgcctcttccttccccatttttgggaagtggagctttcaattccagctgcagaacagctcccaagatgacctgtgcttccagtggaggatgggcgccggcctctggggcgtggagcctctacttatgaatcttctctgcagacaggcatcTCCTCCTTTCACTCCTTCAAGCATGTTGCAGGAAGCTCTTCTGGCCTCACAGACAGGTGCTTCCGCTggcttcagagagctctgggtgtatgtttactgccctgtagcaggagtggactctgggagctccttagtctgccaccatcttgctggtagTCCCAGATTGTTTTAATATCTTCAAATCACCCTCCACCCAATGATTATGTTTTATTAACAGGAGTGGGAATCTAGAGACACCCTAGCTCAACTACTCTTATCTCAGAAACACCAAGTCCAGATTCCAGAATTGAGCTGAACAATTATTTTAGGATGTGAACCTTTGAGAAGTCTGAGTAACAGAACCAAATTCCATTTATCTTATTCTAAGAATCCCTTTTAACCTAAACTGCCATTACTTCTGAAGTAGAAAAGGCAGTTATTTAATTACATTGTTTCAATGTATTAGTGCAATATATCTAGGAAATATGCATCATTATGAAGTTGATAAtgataaaatgtattttgatAATAGTACCTGCTATAATAGCATATTTGCTAAAAATATTTACCAGTTTAAATGACGAGTCCACATgtagaaaaatgatttttaaaaatgctttcattaTGCACTTTAATAATATAAAGGTCTAAtgataaaaataagttttaaatgaatactttcatattctttacaaataaaatttttaagtctatcttccttttaattttcttcctggTGGACTTCTGATCTATGAAGATGATGACTTTTATATTTCTGCAACTAAGCAGCATTTTAAAACTCAACTGAGTTGTAAGAAGAAAATTGAGAGTTTCAGGAGATACttgtaaaagaaatatttagagtACACAATTTAAAAGATTTGCTAATTTATATTAATTCcatatgaacaaacataagcaaaaatttttttcttaatttgcctCCTTTTTAAAGAGATGCTGTTTATCACTGCCTTGCCTTTTATCAGGTATACCAGTTTTTCAGGTATACCAGTTTTTCATTTCTATCCATAATCTAAAAAACTATTTTGGCCACATTGTTATAACATGCAAACTAATAGTTATTTCTAATGTTATTAGCGTACttataaagaatattatttaatatacttCTTATCCTGGCCCATAAGTCTTTAACTTTACTCAACATAGGAGTTCAGCTTTGCAACCCTGGACAAGTTACCCAAACTCTTACTCAGTTTGTCTAAAGGAGGGAAGACAGAATTACCTGCTTCAAAAGGCCACAATTAGGAAAGAGGAGTCAAACATGAAAAACACCAAGAAGCACAGAATCTGACACATAGCAGGCCAAGAGAAATGCCTtgctttatcatcatcatcatcatgtcaTCATCTGCAGTCATCTATTCCTGTGAATTGATATATTCTTagcctaaattttattttttaatatggaacCATTCCAATTCCTGAAAGCACTAAGTTATAAattccatgttttattttctcatgctacaaacttttcttttctctttgaaattagttaataaaccttattaaaatagtcttctttaaaagaattatttagtaAAGGCCATGggcatattttaaaagttgttcagacattttccccttcattcctcCTGGAATAGGCTATAAATCATGATAAAGAAATTTCCTATCTtacagagattttaaaatttatactctGTATGTCACTAAATCTTTTATCAGAATTGATTTCTCCAAACAGTTATACATTgattttgcttatcttttcacAAGTCtgttttttccaattatttccaatatttaaaaaaatgtggcattggtgtggagaaagtggccatggtggctgctgggtgtggggaatgggaggaagagatgagatgtggaggcattttcgggacttggagttgtcctgggtggtgctgcagggtcaattaccagacattgtaggtactctcatggcccgctggatggaacgtgggagagtgtgggctatgatgtggaccattgaccatgaggtgcagcaatgctcagagatgtattcaccaaatgcagtgaatgtctcatgatggaggagaatgtcgctatgggggaaggagtggggtgaggagggtggggggtatatggggacctcatatttttttaatgtaatattaaaaaatgaataaagacaaaaaataaaaataaacatacttaaataaatgtatttgctgtggtatagcagtgctccaaaatgtattcaccaaatgcaatgaatgtgcctcagtgaagaaagaggttgttgatgtgggaggagtggggtgaggggggtggggtatatgggaacctcatattttttaatgtaatattttttgcgatctatgtatcttcaaaaataccattaaaaataaatgaatacaaatttaaacataaatataagaCATACAATGAcgtattaaaataaattattcagggaagtaggtatagctcagtggtcgagtgcctgctttTAATAGACTAGAtgctgggttcaatctccagtatcttctaagaaataaaattttaaaaatgaattatttgcaaaagcttaaatatgtatatatttttctttgcttcactTTACTTTTCATGAGAATTTAGACTAAGAAAACTAAAGCttttggaagttccatttccagcttcttccacagttataaaattctgaattatttaaaattctttttgttttaaagccAGCTAGTTAATATTATAGGAGATGACAGTCATGAGGCAAGCTGACATGAGCTCCCAGGGATTTCGAGAAACTGGTCACTTTAGTTGAGTTGAATGATCCAATTCATGGGGATTTTAATCTGGAATTACCCCACGTAAAAAATTTGTGTTCTTTAAGGACTTGAAATTATGATTGCATTGTGACTCATGCTTGGAGCTCTTATTTCAtctttccccccaatttctttcttttttaatcattttttatatAGCAACATTCAGGCTGTGAAAAAGCAACAAGACCCAGAAACccagattcataaataatttgaaaagaaaaaagaagtatgcatggaagggtaaggggacaCCAGAGGCCaagcacacagcctcatgaaatcaacactccCTAAGCAGGCCTTATTTGGGAATATaggataatctatttccccaatataacagctTTACTCCTTCATATTAAGAATTCTCTACTCAGGACTCttgtacttattttatttaaacttataattttcaatgcacccattaaatatatctctcagagactTCAATCTTTTGACTGTTCATATGCTATTTAAGCCCTGAGTCCcgacagagttgcagccaattcctactctccaattctttgcgcttgccctggacaaccaacaaaatgatggaCAAGCTCCGTCCCAAAGCACAAGATGTATAACTGCAAACAGAagaattccttccatctgtcccgtaatatctaagtcccttctcaaccCGAAGCGATCGGAATGGACATCGTTCCAAATCCCTCACaactgaggaatgagcaaacgtAAGGGGAGTGGGTAACCACGGATCAaattagatttattgttattggagttattatcttgtgttaacagaagttaaaacattgatataaagatagtgcaTGCCAGGGGTCCAGAAGTAGAGGAGGGATGAATGGGTGTAACACAGGGCCTTTTCAGGGCAGTGGCATTGTGGTGTATAAGACTGCACCgatggacacatgacattatgcattcaccaaagcctgtaaaactgtacagcacaaagtaaaCCATATTGGAAACTACAGACTTTGGTTAggagcaatgcctcaatattgcttcatcaattgtaataaatataccacagtaatgtaatatgttaataataggggaaaccaTATGTGTATGTATGCGAAGGTTATAAGGGAATTCCACAtacatttggtgtaatttttctgtaaatctaaagcttctataaaaataataagtttattattacaaagaaATTTGTAGGGgaaatgcattttatatatatggtactaaaataaaattcttttttaacaaTCCATGATCATCACAACACAGAGAATCccaagttaaactatggactaaagttaatagttcatttataaaaaatgtgctttcattaattgtaataaattaaTGCTTGGTTCAAACAAACTGTGAAAAGAAATATGAGACAAATTGGAAAATTTGAAAAGGTGCAATGATATTAAGGAAATATTGTTAGCATTTAGATGAAATACTGGTATTTTAGTTAAGTTTAAAATTTGTCTTATATTTTGAAGTATATTTGGAAAGGCGTACCAATACCAAATTTGGTGGCATGTTCCCTAtagttagaaaaaaaatctaaacagagtTACTAGACCTGATAGATGAGTTCAGAAAAGTAGCAGGAcagaagattaataagcaaaaatcagtagtggttCTGTACAAATCTattgagaaatctgaggaggaaattttttaaaaattaattttaagggCAACTAAGAGAACTATATACTTAGGAACTGAATATTTAGGAcacaaaggacctgtattcagaaaactacaacaaaatattgctaaaagaaactgaagaaggctTAAACAAATGCAAGAACATTCTCTGGTCATGAATTAGAAAACTaagtatctttaagatgtcaattctacccaaattgatttacaaattcagtgtaatcccaataaaaaattttttgcagatgtggaaaaaccaatgatcaaatttatttaaaaggataAGGGGTaccaaatagacaaaaaaaaatcttaaaaaagaaaaatcaagttgATGGACTCTCATTctagactttaaaacatattatttagttacagtggtaaaaacagcatggtactggcttaagGAAAGACAAACAAATTGACCAACTGAACCAaataaagaactcagaaatagaccctcacatctacattccagtgatttttgacaagccagctgggcagaacagtctattcaacaactgATGCTgcgagaactggatagccatatccaaaagaaagaaagaggaccccgatctcacaccttatataaaaattaactcaaaatggatcaaggacctaaatataaaagctacagccataaaactagaagaaaatgtagaaaaacatattcaagatcttgtggtaagcaataattaaaccttacacccaaagcttgAACACTGAAAGACAGgcaaataaatgggaccttctcaaaattaaacacttttgttcttccaaagactaccaagaaagtaaaaagttagcctactcagtgggaaaaaaacatttggaaaccatatatctgataagggtttgatattcatgttatataaagaaatcaaacaacccagtaataaaaagaataacaacCCACGAGGACCTGCTGGCGTGTTATGGGGTGCCACCTGGGATCCCGCAGGGCAGGAGGGACGTGTGGTCGGACATGGGCATGGGGCGGCTGCAGGAGCACTCAGCCCAGTGCCCAGGGACTCCCTGTGTCCCCGGCCCATGGGAGTGTTTTGGCTGCCAGGCACTTGCCCTGGGAATCATTGCATGGAcacaatttcatttgtcttggcTATATTTCTTGGAGTAGAATTAGCAAGAATTACGGTTCAAGTGCATGGATGCTAAGGCCATTCATTTTGGGTGAAGGATGAACATGGTAGGATGATGGGCACAAGTTCAAAttaaaaagacacacacaaaaaaaacacattccaacattttaaagactgaaattGCGAAGTGCGATTTCTGAACAAGCACCGGAGATGGCTGAACCTATGGTGAGGTCAGAGGGGTGGAGAgaagcacagaggaaagaggggGCCACCCTGCCTCCCCCTGCTCTGGACCTCACGTCCTCCTGCGTGGCTGTCCCTAATGCTCAAGGCACAGGCTTCAGAAGCCAGGCCATGTGGTCATAAGGTGTGGCCACTTCCATGTCCTCCTCACTGCccacagaaaacaaaatagttAAGTCTGGCTCAACACATCACCACTCCTGCAACACAGTTCTTCCTCCGTCCTTGAGTCGAAGAGCAAAGACATACAAGCAGAGACAAACAAACAAGTTTATTTATAACGATCCGCATATATATAAGCTACATACATCATATAGGGAAGATAGAGAAGGGCCCGTTTAGGCAAATGGGTATGGGGACAGGAGTCATTTGTAGGTAACAggagggcttcctgccatttccagGAAAAAAGGCCCAGAGTGTGGGTCTGCCCTGTCATCACCCAAGCCAGGGAAAGCAGTTGATACACACGTAGGTCTCTCTCCTACTCCCTATGTGGAAGTCTTCGATCCCATGCAGTGATCTCTTGCCAGCCTccaacacacacactcacacacacacacacgctggGCCTCCAGCTTGCTGACAGTGAAGAGGTTGAGCTGGACCTGTCCAACGCTTTTTTCCAGATGTTCAAAGACCCTTCATGACGAGACTGGCTGCACGCCGTTTCTGGAGGCCACTTTTTCTCTTTACTGGTGGAGACTGGGTCTTTTGCGCTGGAAGAAATACCTCTTATGAAGCCCTGGGTAGGTGATGGGGTGCCCAAAAGGAAAAGCTGCTACTTACCTTGCCCATACCAGAGGCACAGTTGCTTTAACCCAAGGGGCAGCAAAAGTGCCTCCAAACACAAGTATTTTCCCAGTGGCACTGGCTCCTTTAAAGCCAAAGGGGAACCCTGGCTGGAGGGGCCTCAGGTGTTTTGActtaaagggagaagagaagtttTCTCCTAGAAATGTTCTGACTTTGGCCAGGTGGGCCCCAGGTGCCCTGCTGGAAGGAGAGAACACAAGGGCCCTCAAGCACAGGGGTGGTGCTGTCCCTTCCCGTTACACCACACCTGTGTCCTGGCCAGGTGGACCACAGGTGCCCTGGTCGAAGGTGGAATTAAAAGGCCCCCCAGCTCTGGATAGTGTTGTCCCCTCCTGTTGTCCCACCTGTTTTCTTGTCAGGTGGACTCCGAGTGCCTTGCATGGAGGTGGAAGCAGAGGTGTCTTGAACTACAGGCATGACACTGGTTCCTCCTGCAGGAAGTATGCTCTGGCCAGTTGGGCCCTGTGGAGCAGAAGTGGTGCTGGAGCTTCCACTTGGTCCTGCTCCAAAGGTGAGAGCTCCAGAAGTGGAACTGGGTCCCGGGGCAGACGCGCTGACTGCACAGCTACTACTTCCCATCAGGGTGCTGACTGGGATGCCAAATCTGGAACCTGGCGATGTCAAGCCCACAAATGCTGGTGGTGGAACACCACCACTGGGTGGCTGGGCTGTGGGAGAACTGAAGCCTGCAGCTTGTGCTGAGGATGGCGACTTTCCCAACTGGAAGCAGGGGTTAAAGCTGTTGGCTCCCGGCTGCTGCCCGTTGGGGACCCCAAATGTGGGCTGAGGCATGGTTCCTGGGTAAAAGGGAAGATTGTGTGTTGGAGGTGGGCCATGGACCAACGGTGCAGGCAAGCCAGTGGAGACTTGGTTTGAGGCAATGCTGCCATTGCATGGTGTGTTGTCAGTACCAGGACATGCCGCATAAAAGGGGAAGACATTCTTCCTGGAGACAGGAGCAGTCTGGAGAGAGCCCACAGCCTGGGTAGGAGGCGTGGTGTCCATATCCTCAGCATCAGAGGTAAGCCTGGTTGCTGAGCATGCAGAGGGGCTGCCTGCTGGGGTGTCAGCAGCCACAAGAGAGATGGGCAGGCCAGCAGAGACAGGAGCAGCCTGGAGAGAGCCCACAGCCTGGGGAGGAGGCGTGGTGTCCATGTCCTCAGGATCAGAGGTAAGCCTGGTTGCTGAGCATGCAGAGGGGTTGCCTGCTGGGGTGTCGGCGGCCACAGGAGAGATGGGCAGGCCAGCAGAGACAGGAGCAGCCTGGAGAGAGCCCACAGCCTGGGGAGGTGGTGTGGTGTCCATGTCCTCAGGATCAGAGGTAGGCCTGGGCTCTGAGCATGCAGAGGGGCTGCCTGCTGGGGTGTCGGCGGCCACAGGAGAGATGGGCAGGCCAGCGGAGACAGGAGCAGTGGGAAAAGTGGCTCCCAGCTGCTGCCCACCAAGGCCCCCAAATGTGGGCTGAGGGGTGGCTGCTGGACCCAAGGGGAGGATGAAAACTGGGGTGGATGTAGTGTTTATTGGTACAGGCAGGTTGGTGGAATCTGGGGCATTTGCAAGAGGTGTTTGTTTTATATTACAGTGAGCACGTTGGAAATGGAGGGAAGGCACAACAGGGCTGGGAGGATGCAAGAAAATAACAGCGTGGGAAGGGGGAGTGGTGTCCATGTCACTTTCACTGGGGACCGAGGCAGGCTGGGAGGTCCCATGTGCAGATGTGCTGGCTGGGATGGTGGGTGTGAGCAGGGGAGCCGCTAGGGGCTGGCTGGTGAGGACAGGGATACGGGTGGAAGGGAAGGTGGGAGGGGTTGGTGAGAACAGAGGAGGAGGATCTATGCACATGGGTGCGGGTGATGGCTTTGCAGGAGTGGTGTGCTGGAAGGAGAGGGCTACGGCGTTAGCAGGAGTGGGGAGGTCAGAAACAGATGTTGCAGCCCTGAGTGAATGTGAAGGTGTGGCAGCCTCGAGAGGATGAGGTGCTGTGGCAGCCGTGGGCGGATGAGAAGCCGAAGGTACAGGGGCAGAGAGGATTGGTGGCCTGGCAGGCAGGTCAGCCAAGGCAGTGGCCGCTGTGGCGGTGGTAGCCGGGATTGGCCCAGTGACTGGGGTTTGGCACAAGGCATCTGTAGTCTCCCCCGAAGGCAGAGAGGGAGAACTGGCAGGTGCAGGGACACTGCTCTCTGCAGAAGCCTCTCTTCCACCTTCCTCGGCGATGCCATGGCCCTGTTTTTGCTCAACCTTCTCTTCCCAGCATGGGTCTCCAGCTGCGGCTCTCCGAGGAAACTTCAGGGGTGGGGGCCGCTCACCTCCACCCCACgacagtggcagcagcagtggcaATGGTAGTGGCCTCGGTCTTTTCCATTTACGGGGCCTGACGCTGGCTGGTGTGAGGAGAGGAGCGCTCCTTGATGGCTCAGCTGGGCGGTGCTCTTCCTGCGTCTCCTCCCCTGGCTGTGAGCCTGGAGAGCTGCGGCCGTGGCTCCCCTCCAGCACCGCCTGTGGTGGTCTCTCTGACGGCAGCGAGCAGGAGGAGGATGCACCAGGGAGCCCTGCTGCCCCTGGACCGCCCCTTCCAGGAGGCAGGATGCTTC from Dasypus novemcinctus isolate mDasNov1 chromosome 12 unlocalized genomic scaffold, mDasNov1.1.hap2 SUPER_12_unloc_1, whole genome shotgun sequence includes the following:
- the LOC101422068 gene encoding nuclear pore-associated protein 1-like produces the protein MGNFLSRLQSQPCSCCSGPSSHPPVYPLHSSPGARPDGPAAPAPLPGPAHRLSGPDAMKLRSGIYITPKRRYPIWNPHCSSLGVLPSAFGRESLKPVLSSWNSKMFGYSSGVVRIPRTGRKLSLLDLAPEQVIPRRLEPSRHLPPLHLKESGPRAPEEGREERAEEKEEEDCRDTRGQDGQRRDLHTRGSVRAPSRPLEPEEVVTSFQGGPGPLNKHLHCRDRQGERRCQEAQVSVSSSVSGWAILGLDRPAGSILPPGRGGPGAAGLPGASSSCSLPSERPPQAVLEGSHGRSSPGSQPGEETQEEHRPAEPSRSAPLLTPASVRPRKWKRPRPLPLPLLLPLSWGGGERPPPLKFPRRAAAGDPCWEEKVEQKQGHGIAEEGGREASAESSVPAPASSPSLPSGETTDALCQTPVTGPIPATTATAATALADLPARPPILSAPVPSASHPPTAATAPHPLEAATPSHSLRAATSVSDLPTPANAVALSFQHTTPAKPSPAPMCIDPPPLFSPTPPTFPSTRIPVLTSQPLAAPLLTPTIPASTSAHGTSQPASVPSESDMDTTPPSHAVIFLHPPSPVVPSLHFQRAHCNIKQTPLANAPDSTNLPVPINTTSTPVFILPLGPAATPQPTFGGLGGQQLGATFPTAPVSAGLPISPVAADTPAGSPSACSEPRPTSDPEDMDTTPPPQAVGSLQAAPVSAGLPISPVAADTPAGNPSACSATRLTSDPEDMDTTPPPQAVGSLQAAPVSAGLPISLVAADTPAGSPSACSATRLTSDAEDMDTTPPTQAVGSLQTAPVSRKNVFPFYAACPGTDNTPCNGSIASNQVSTGLPAPLVHGPPPTHNLPFYPGTMPQPTFGVPNGQQPGANSFNPCFQLGKSPSSAQAAGFSSPTAQPPSGGVPPPAFVGLTSPGSRFGIPVSTLMGSSSCAVSASAPGPSSTSGALTFGAGPSGSSSTTSAPQGPTGQSILPAGGTSVMPVVQDTSASTSMQGTRSPPDKKTGGTTGGDNTIQSWGAF